The following coding sequences lie in one Heyndrickxia oleronia genomic window:
- the perR gene encoding peroxide-responsive transcriptional repressor PerR — MTVSEHQIKEAIETLKETGVRITPQRHAILEYLIQSMSHPTADDIYKALEGKFPNMSVATVYNNLRVFREVGLVKELTYGDASSRFDFVTTSHYHIICEDCGKIVDFHYPGLDEVEQLASHVTGFKVSHHRMEIYGTCPECSKKEVH, encoded by the coding sequence ATGACGGTGTCTGAACATCAAATCAAAGAAGCAATTGAAACTTTGAAAGAAACTGGAGTTCGTATCACGCCTCAACGTCATGCGATATTGGAGTATTTAATACAATCCATGTCACATCCTACAGCCGATGACATTTATAAAGCACTCGAAGGAAAATTTCCAAATATGAGTGTGGCTACCGTATACAATAATTTACGTGTATTCCGTGAAGTTGGTCTTGTAAAGGAACTAACATATGGGGATGCATCCAGTCGCTTTGATTTTGTCACAACTAGTCACTATCATATTATTTGTGAAGATTGCGGAAAAATCGTTGACTTCCATTATCCTGGATTAGACGAGGTAGAGCAGCTTGCATCACATGTCACTGGTTTTAAGGTGAGTCATCATCGCATGGAAATCTACGGCACGTGCCCAGAATGCTCGAAAAAAGAAGTACATTAA
- a CDS encoding cob(I)yrinic acid a,c-diamide adenosyltransferase has protein sequence MRIYTKSGDKGTTSLVYGQRIPKNDIRVEAYGTCDEANSMIGLAISHLKHATFPGKDEVIEVFHKVQTAIFHVGAELATPEGKEVKWKLKDEDIQELEHTIDKWDASLDPLKNFILPGGHPAGAAMHCARTIVRRAERCAVEIEQTNPLVLAYLNRLSDLLFVAARYINNGLGEEEMTLHQGL, from the coding sequence ATGAGGATTTACACGAAATCTGGTGATAAAGGTACGACATCCCTTGTCTATGGACAGCGAATTCCGAAAAATGATATCCGGGTGGAAGCATACGGAACCTGTGATGAAGCCAATTCGATGATCGGCCTTGCCATCAGTCATTTGAAACATGCCACTTTCCCTGGCAAGGATGAAGTAATCGAAGTATTTCACAAGGTTCAAACGGCGATTTTTCATGTTGGAGCAGAGCTTGCTACACCAGAAGGTAAAGAAGTGAAATGGAAGCTAAAGGATGAAGATATTCAAGAATTAGAGCATACTATAGATAAATGGGATGCAAGCCTCGATCCATTAAAGAACTTTATCCTTCCGGGTGGACATCCAGCCGGTGCCGCCATGCATTGTGCACGTACGATCGTCAGAAGAGCAGAAAGATGTGCAGTTGAAATAGAACAGACGAATCCACTAGTATTGGCTTATTTAAATCGCCTTTCCGACTTATTATTTGTTGCGGCAAGATATATAAATAATGGTTTAGGAGAGGAAGAAATGACTCTACATCAAGGGTTATAA
- a CDS encoding D-2-hydroxyacid dehydrogenase has protein sequence MKCVFTFEPLEQLKIDLVASFPAVQFCFYENVTLAEQEMKSAEVIVTYGEDLVDEHIYQAEKLKWIMVTSAGLERMPLKAIKEKNILVTNARGIHKIPMAEFTLGIILSHAKGFQRLWENQKEAVWDKQTPLTEIHEQSLLIVGAGAIGQEIARLAKPFGMKIIGVNSRGNAIDHFDEMYTLETIHSILGSVDYIVSILPSTEETIHFYQPSDFESMKQSAVFINIGRGDVVQEEVLMTALNNQEISHAYLDVFEVEPLPKSHPFWKMSNVTVTPHISSTTMNYLPRALEIFRKNLHTYMNNDHEFINVIDPERGY, from the coding sequence ATGAAGTGTGTATTTACCTTTGAACCGTTAGAACAATTGAAAATCGATTTAGTTGCCTCGTTTCCAGCTGTTCAGTTCTGCTTTTATGAGAATGTAACACTTGCGGAGCAGGAAATGAAAAGCGCAGAAGTCATTGTTACCTATGGTGAGGACTTAGTGGATGAGCATATTTACCAAGCAGAGAAGTTAAAATGGATTATGGTCACCTCAGCAGGATTAGAGAGAATGCCGTTAAAAGCGATTAAAGAAAAAAATATTTTAGTAACAAATGCACGTGGAATTCACAAAATACCAATGGCGGAGTTTACGCTAGGGATCATTCTTAGCCATGCAAAGGGATTTCAACGATTATGGGAAAATCAAAAGGAAGCTGTTTGGGATAAGCAAACCCCATTAACAGAGATCCATGAACAGTCGCTGCTAATTGTTGGTGCCGGAGCGATTGGCCAAGAAATTGCTCGCTTGGCAAAGCCCTTTGGAATGAAGATTATTGGTGTGAATAGTCGTGGGAATGCCATCGATCATTTTGATGAGATGTACACATTGGAAACGATCCACTCTATTCTTGGTAGCGTCGATTACATCGTTTCGATATTACCAAGCACGGAAGAAACAATTCATTTTTATCAGCCAAGCGATTTCGAAAGCATGAAGCAATCTGCTGTATTTATCAATATTGGTCGGGGAGATGTCGTCCAAGAAGAGGTATTAATGACGGCCTTGAACAATCAAGAAATAAGCCATGCCTATTTAGATGTATTTGAGGTGGAACCATTACCTAAGAGTCACCCATTTTGGAAAATGAGCAATGTGACAGTTACCCCACATATCTCAAGTACAACTATGAATTATTTACCACGCGCATTAGAAATATTTCGAAAAAATTTACATACATATATGAATAACGACCATGAATTTATTAATGTTATCGATCCGGAAAGGGGATACTAA
- the bcp gene encoding thioredoxin-dependent thiol peroxidase, protein MTTQIGNKAPDFTLKANNGETVRLSDFIGKKHVVLYFYPKDMTPGCTTEACDFRDHHESFVDVDAVILGVSPDPVTQHQKFIDKHGLPFLLLEDSEHKVAEDYDVWKLKKNFGKEYMGIERSTFIINKEGILVKEWRKVKVAGHVEDALSYIKTELA, encoded by the coding sequence ATGACTACACAAATAGGAAATAAAGCACCTGATTTTACATTGAAAGCAAATAATGGCGAAACCGTTCGTTTATCTGATTTTATCGGGAAAAAGCATGTCGTTCTTTATTTTTATCCAAAGGATATGACACCTGGGTGTACAACAGAGGCATGTGATTTCCGTGATCATCATGAAAGCTTTGTCGATGTTGATGCCGTTATTTTAGGTGTCAGTCCTGACCCTGTTACCCAGCATCAAAAATTTATCGATAAGCATGGGCTTCCTTTTCTGTTATTAGAGGATAGTGAGCACAAGGTAGCTGAAGACTATGATGTATGGAAGCTAAAGAAAAACTTCGGAAAAGAATATATGGGGATTGAACGATCCACATTTATTATTAATAAAGAAGGAATCCTAGTGAAGGAATGGAGAAAGGTGAAAGTGGCAGGACATGTAGAGGATGCACTTTCGTATATTAAGACTGAATTAGCATAA
- a CDS encoding potassium channel family protein, giving the protein MIYILMIAVIVCISMSLRTLFFPSKLKYKLVSFENFLFLGYTYSVIMIGFGLLFMLLELKGFHVIVEQGALFSGSYIEKLGSAMYLSAITLFSVGYGDIVPVGIGRLLVILEALIGYTIPAAFVVKSFIDFEHNSEWKK; this is encoded by the coding sequence ATGATCTATATACTGATGATAGCAGTGATCGTCTGCATAAGTATGAGCTTACGGACATTATTTTTTCCTTCGAAATTAAAATATAAGCTTGTATCCTTTGAGAACTTTCTCTTTTTAGGATACACCTATAGTGTCATTATGATTGGATTTGGCTTGCTATTTATGCTGCTTGAACTAAAAGGGTTTCACGTCATTGTCGAACAAGGCGCCTTATTTTCTGGGAGCTATATTGAAAAATTAGGCTCGGCAATGTATTTGAGTGCGATTACTTTATTTTCCGTTGGGTACGGAGATATTGTCCCGGTTGGAATCGGAAGACTATTAGTTATCTTAGAGGCATTGATTGGCTATACGATCCCTGCTGCTTTTGTCGTCAAATCCTTCATTGATTTTGAGCATAATAGTGAATGGAAGAAGTAA
- a CDS encoding glutamate-1-semialdehyde 2,1-aminomutase — MNFSQSERLHTEALEHIVGGVNSPSRSYKAVGGGSPVAMKRAQGAYFWDVDDNKYIDYLAAYGPIITGHAHPHITEAIKTAAENGVLYGTPTPFEVKFAKMLKEAMPALDKVRFVNSGTEAVMTTIRVARAFTGRDKIIKFEGCYHGHSDLVLVAAGSGPSQLGMPDSAGVTKNIAKEVITVPFNDIEPFKEALNKWGNEVAAVLVEPIVGNFGIVEPKPGFLEQVNELTHEAGALVIYDEVITAFRFMYGGAQNLLGVTPDLTAMGKIIGGGLPIGAYGGKKEIMEKVAPLGPAYQAGTMAGNPASMLAGIACLEVLKQEGVYDELDRLGAILEKGILDAAQKHQTPITINRLKGALTIYFTTEKVENYKQAEATDGEMFAKFFKLMLEQGINLAPSKYEAWFITTAHTEQDILETIKAVDIAFSKLNN; from the coding sequence ATGAACTTTTCACAATCAGAACGTTTACATACAGAAGCACTTGAGCACATCGTTGGTGGCGTAAATAGTCCCTCCCGCTCTTACAAAGCAGTCGGTGGTGGTTCACCCGTTGCGATGAAGCGTGCGCAGGGTGCTTATTTCTGGGATGTCGATGATAATAAGTATATTGACTATCTAGCTGCATATGGACCGATTATTACTGGTCATGCACACCCACATATTACAGAAGCAATTAAAACAGCCGCTGAAAATGGTGTATTATACGGGACACCTACCCCATTTGAAGTGAAATTTGCCAAAATGCTAAAAGAGGCGATGCCTGCACTCGATAAGGTTCGCTTTGTTAACTCTGGTACAGAGGCAGTCATGACAACCATCCGTGTGGCTCGTGCCTTCACTGGACGTGATAAAATCATCAAATTCGAAGGCTGTTATCATGGCCATTCTGACTTAGTGCTTGTTGCGGCAGGCTCTGGTCCTTCTCAATTAGGAATGCCAGATTCAGCAGGTGTGACTAAAAATATTGCGAAGGAAGTTATTACAGTTCCATTCAATGATATTGAGCCATTTAAGGAAGCCTTAAATAAATGGGGCAATGAAGTTGCAGCCGTACTAGTTGAACCAATTGTCGGCAACTTTGGGATTGTTGAGCCGAAGCCTGGATTTTTAGAGCAAGTCAATGAATTAACTCATGAAGCAGGAGCACTTGTCATTTATGATGAAGTCATCACAGCCTTCCGCTTCATGTATGGTGGAGCACAAAATTTATTAGGTGTTACACCAGACTTAACAGCTATGGGTAAAATCATTGGTGGTGGACTACCAATTGGTGCGTATGGCGGTAAAAAGGAAATTATGGAAAAGGTGGCTCCGCTTGGACCAGCGTATCAAGCAGGAACGATGGCTGGTAACCCAGCATCCATGTTAGCGGGAATTGCTTGTTTAGAAGTATTAAAACAAGAGGGCGTCTATGATGAATTAGATCGCTTAGGGGCAATTCTTGAAAAAGGCATTTTAGATGCTGCACAAAAACATCAAACACCGATTACGATTAACCGTTTAAAAGGTGCCTTAACAATTTATTTCACCACTGAAAAGGTGGAGAACTATAAACAAGCCGAAGCAACCGATGGTGAGATGTTCGCCAAATTCTTCAAGCTCATGCTTGAGCAAGGCATTAATCTAGCTCCATCAAAATATGAAGCATGGTTTATTACGACCGCACATACAGAGCAAGATATTCTAGAAACAATCAAAGCAGTTGACATTGCTTTTTCAAAATTGAACAACTAA